A single window of Zootoca vivipara chromosome 17, rZooViv1.1, whole genome shotgun sequence DNA harbors:
- the ISG15 gene encoding ubiquitin-like protein ISG15 yields MALRLNVKLLSGEQYSLDTFASKTVWDFKIQVAQKTGLSPYQQKLACQSNGNINLQDSDQLSKFGLKSGDTMLLVVKSEESIPVFLHNARGQTKSYLVMPSDLVDHFKARIRQQENIQAGQFWLTYEGKPLDDGNKLSHYNIAPHGTVYLNLRLRGGCNLGGGPA; encoded by the exons ATG GCCCTGCGGTTGAATGTAAAACTCCTGTCGGGAGAGCAATACTCCCTGGACACATTTGCCAGCAAAACTGTCTGGGATTTCAAAATCCAAGTAGCCCAGAAGACAGGCTTGTCCCCATATCAGCAGAAGCTGGCCTGCCAGTCTAATGGCAACATCAACCTTCAGGACAGCGACCAGCTCTCCAAATTCGGGCTGAAATCCGGGGACACCATGCTGTTGGTGGTCAAGAGCGAGGAGTCCATCCCCGTCTTCCTGCATAATGCCAGGGGCCAAACCAAAAGCTACCTCGTCATGCCTTCGGATTTGGTGGACCACTTCAAAGCTCGTATTCGGCAGCAGGAGAACATCCAGGCGGGTCAGTTCTGGCTGACATATGAAGGGAAACCCCTGGATGATGGCAACAAGCTGTCTCACTACAACATCGCTCCCCATGGCACCGTCTACTTGAACCTCCGCCTCCGAGGGGGCTGCAATTTGGGGGGTGGGCCAGCTTAG